The genomic interval CGTGTAGAGCGCGGGGTGCGGGCTGCCGGTGGGCGTGCCGTCGACGGAGCGGTCGTCGGGCACCACGAACCCGTCGGTCGAGAGCACCTTGCGGATGAAGGTGCCGCGGTCCGGGAGGGCTCCCCAGACGGCGCCGTAGACGCTGCGCAGCTCCGCGAGCGTGAACGGCTCGGAGAGGAACTGCGTGGCCAGGGTCGTGTACTCGACCTTCGCGCGGACGCGCTCGAGGGCATCGGTGAGGATCTCGCGGTGGTCGAAGGCGAGCTGCGGGGCGTCGGGGTCCTCGAGGATCTCCTCGACGCCCCACCAGCGCGCGAACGCCGCGTCGTCGCCCGCCGTGGGATCCGGCAGGTCGGGGGCGAACGCCAGGTGGGCGACGGAGACGACGCGCATCCGCGGGTCGCGGTCGGGCGCCGAGTACGTGCGCAGCTGCTCGAGGTGGTAGCCGGCGGTGTCCATGCCGGTCTCCTCGACGAGCTCGCGCGCCGCCGCGGTCGCGGCGTCCTCGTCGGGCTCGATGAAGCCGCCGGGCAGCGCCCAGCTGCCCTCGTACGGGTCGGCGCCGCGCCGCACGAGCAGCACGCTGAGGGCGCCCGAGCGGATGGTGAACACGGCGAGGTCGACCGTCACCGCGAAGGGCGGGTGCTTGCTGGCGTCGTAGCCGGCGGGAGCGGTGTTGCCGGGCATCTCAGGCGTCCTTCCGGGAGTCGGTCGGGGCGGCGGAGCGTGCGGGCGAGACCGTCCGGATCCCCGCCTCCGTCAGGTGCTGCACGGTCTCCGCATCGGCCTCGGGATGCACGGCGGCGGTGAGGTCCCCGAGGACCCGCACGGTGCCCGCGCCGGGCAGCGCGGCGATGTCGCGGGCGCTCGCGGCGACGCAGTAGTCGAAGGCCAGGCCGGTGACGTCGACATCTCCCGTGAGCAGGGAGGGCAGGTCGGTGCCGCCGGCGGGGGCGCCGCCGTCGACGCCTGCCACGCGGCCCTGGGCGAGGCTGTAGTCGGGGGCCCCCTCGCCCTTCACCACGTGGACGACCTCGGCGCCGCTGCCGACGAGCCGCTCGAGGGCCCCCAGGATCGCCGGGTGGTACTCGGCGCCGCAGGTGCCCTGCACGCAGTGGACGGGCCAGGTGTCCACGAAGTCGGGCGCGGACGGCGGGAGGGCGAAGTGGCCGCCGTTGTCGCCCTCGGCGAGGTGCCAGTCGCGGGAGAAGACCACGCGGCGGTAGTCGCCGGCGCGCTCGGAGAGGTGGGCGGCGATGCGCTCGGCGACGGCGTTCCCGCCGGTCACGCCGAGGGCGCCGCCCTCGCAGAAGTCGTTCTGCACGTCGACGACGACGAGGGTGCGGGGTGCGTCGGCCGCCACTCCGTCGCGCGGCGATTCTTCCGCGTCGGCCGTCTCTCCCCCGTCGATCCTCTCCCCCGCGTCGCCCGTCCCCGCCTCGTCCCACTGCTCGCTGGCGCGGAAGGCCTGGCCCTCGCTGATCTCGCGGGCGCGCGCGGGAAGGCTCGCGAGGCTCACGGCGGCGACCTCGCGCGCCTCCTCGGCGCTCGCGACGCGCTGCGGGACGCCGTCGCGGATCACGTCGACGTGCACGGGCCTCGCGCCCTCCGGCACCGAGCCGTCGAGGGTCCAGACCTCGCGGCCGTCGGGGAAGCGGGAGACGGTCTTCGCGCCGCCGGTCGACCCCTTGTCGGCCGAGAGCTTCTGGACGCTGCGCAGCGGCGTGCCGGGACCGTCGCCCACGGCGACGAGCTTGTACACCATGCCCGCCGTCGGATGGTCCGAGCCCGTCGCGACCCGCGTGCCCACGCCGTAGCCGTCGATCGGGGCGCCGGCGAGGTGGACGAGCGCGTACTCGTCGAGATCGCTGGTCACGGTGATGCGGGTGCTCGTCGCGCCGAGCGCGTCGAGCTGGGCGCGGGCGGCGGGGGCGACGGTCATCAGGTCCCCGGAGTCGATGCGCACGGCGCCGAGCCCGGTCCCGGCGACCTCGACCGCGGTGCGGATGCCCGCGGGGATGTCGTAGGTGTCCACGAGCAGCGTGGTGCCCGGCCCGTAGGTCGCGATCTGGGCCGCGAAGGCGTCGCGCTCCGTGGGCCGGGCGAGCGTCGCGGCATGGGCGGCGGTGCCCGCGACGGGGACGCCGAAGCGCCTGCCGGCCTCCAGGTTCGAGGTGGTCGCGAAGCCCGCGATCCAGGCGGCCCGGGCGGCGGCCACGGCCGCCTCCTCGTGGACGCGGCGCGAGCCCATCTCGATGAGGGGGCGATCCCCCGCGGCGATCACCATGCGCGCCGCGGCGGAGGCGATCGCCGAGTCGAAGTTCAGCACCGAGAGCACGAGCGTCTCCAGCAGCAGGCACTCGCCGAGGGTCCCGTGCACGGTGAGCAGCGGCGTGTGCGGCCAGTACAGGCTGCCCTCGGGCAGGGCGGTGATGGTGCCGGTGAAGCTCCAGTCGCGCAGGTACTCCGCGGTCGCCTCCGTGATCGCTCCGACCTCGCGCAGGTAGGCGAGGTCCTCCGCGTCGGGCGCGAAGTCCTCGAGGAGAGGAAGCAGGCGGCCGAGGCCCGCGAACAGGCCGAAGCGTCGGCCCTCGGGGAGGCGACGGGCGAAGGCCTCGAAGACGGCCTCGTGGTGGACGCTACCGTCCTCGACCATGGCCGAGAGCATCGTGTACTCGTACATGTCGGTCAGCAGTGCGGTGCTCGCGGGGATGCTGCCGGTGCCGCGGCGCGACGCGGATGCCGTCATGAGCGCTCGCCCTTCATCGGTTGCGGAGTGACGGAATGGCGGGCCCGAGGGCCCGTCCCAGCCTAGCCCCGCGCGCACAGGGCGATGGTGTGTGATGGACGGATGAGCACCGACGACTGGTTCCTCTCGACGATCGAGCGCGGCAACACCTTCACGCGCCTCGACCACCGGCACGAGGGACGGGCGCTGACCAGCGGCAACACGGCCCGGGTGCACGTGCACGGCGCCGACTACTTCGCGCGCCTGCGGGAGCTGATCACCGCCCAGGGACCGGGCGACCTGCTGCTGTTCACCGACTGGCGCGGCGATCCGGACGAGAGGGTCGGCGAGGACGAGCTCACGATCGTCGAGCTGATCGCCGACGCCGCCCGCCGCGGCGTCATCGTCAAGGCGCTGTTCTGGCGCTCGCACCTGGACTCCATCCACTACTCCGAGGAGGAGAACCGCAGCCTCGCGGACACGGTGCGGGCGGCCGGCGGCGAGGTCATCCTCGACCAGCGCGTGCTGCCGCTGGGCTCCCAGCACCAGAAGTTCCTGGTGCTGCGCCACCCCGGGCATCCCGAGCGGGACGCGGGATTCTGCGGAGGCATCGACCTGTGCCACACCCGCCGCGACGACGCCCGGCACCTGGGCGATCCGCAGACCGTCTCGATGGGCGCGATCTGGGGCGGGACCCCCGCGTGGCACGACCTCATGGTCGAG from Brachybacterium kimchii carries:
- a CDS encoding nicotinate phosphoribosyltransferase, with the protein product MTASASRRGTGSIPASTALLTDMYEYTMLSAMVEDGSVHHEAVFEAFARRLPEGRRFGLFAGLGRLLPLLEDFAPDAEDLAYLREVGAITEATAEYLRDWSFTGTITALPEGSLYWPHTPLLTVHGTLGECLLLETLVLSVLNFDSAIASAAARMVIAAGDRPLIEMGSRRVHEEAAVAAARAAWIAGFATTSNLEAGRRFGVPVAGTAAHAATLARPTERDAFAAQIATYGPGTTLLVDTYDIPAGIRTAVEVAGTGLGAVRIDSGDLMTVAPAARAQLDALGATSTRITVTSDLDEYALVHLAGAPIDGYGVGTRVATGSDHPTAGMVYKLVAVGDGPGTPLRSVQKLSADKGSTGGAKTVSRFPDGREVWTLDGSVPEGARPVHVDVIRDGVPQRVASAEEAREVAAVSLASLPARAREISEGQAFRASEQWDEAGTGDAGERIDGGETADAEESPRDGVAADAPRTLVVVDVQNDFCEGGALGVTGGNAVAERIAAHLSERAGDYRRVVFSRDWHLAEGDNGGHFALPPSAPDFVDTWPVHCVQGTCGAEYHPAILGALERLVGSGAEVVHVVKGEGAPDYSLAQGRVAGVDGGAPAGGTDLPSLLTGDVDVTGLAFDYCVAASARDIAALPGAGTVRVLGDLTAAVHPEADAETVQHLTEAGIRTVSPARSAAPTDSRKDA
- a CDS encoding NUDIX hydrolase, with protein sequence MPGNTAPAGYDASKHPPFAVTVDLAVFTIRSGALSVLLVRRGADPYEGSWALPGGFIEPDEDAATAAARELVEETGMDTAGYHLEQLRTYSAPDRDPRMRVVSVAHLAFAPDLPDPTAGDDAAFARWWGVEEILEDPDAPQLAFDHREILTDALERVRAKVEYTTLATQFLSEPFTLAELRSVYGAVWGALPDRGTFIRKVLSTDGFVVPDDRSVDGTPTGSPHPALYTRGEATALQPALLRPRAGDEVWEGFGEV